Proteins from a genomic interval of Gordonia sp. SL306:
- a CDS encoding DUF2254 domain-containing protein — translation MARWFDQTIVDTGRLPLFFLLIAFVLTFLFIRFSVRMIRAEVSWWPGNVTPGGVHVHHVFFGMMLMLLSGFGFVAVDPFRTPVLDCTLAALFGIGSALVLDEFALLLHLRDVYWSEEGRTSIDAVFVAIAVGLLFLLGLQPFGVTDVVGEYRDAEDAATRIVVLVVVVMNVALATITLLKGKVWTGLAGLFVPVLLWFGAIRLARPHSPWARWRYRTRHRKLAKSISREERFREPLMRWKIVAQEAVAGRFGVPDKPALPPPPSPVAPDLAERVPGALASAIRWRRTRRQLRTVPTWRLPVVLVTAAIVAAWVTVGLDEFLELQVDAGTLATLLSVIAGSMATLTGLVFTAVTLAMQFGASSISVRVIPMLQQEPVMRWSTGFFLATFVYSVIIAIDLSVGDPNGPTPGLSTAIAFVLTTVSAYLFIALVVKVGAILNTAHLLRWIAHDGRAAVYRQYPLDEFAETVGAVAPGPVVDAVELPVAVITMQDIATRGRILLAVDVARLQRHAADWGVRIEVLVAVGDHVPQGVPVVEVRGDVAEVDTPRVLRCLLFGDAHQPSVSPAAALQAISDIALKAMSSGGNDPTVVVQALDHTEELLLMLAPRVRAADAAESGAVVTGVRRTWADYLAIGTDEIRRHSTGQAQVQRRLRALFTTLLAACATGQQAPIHERSAMLDAQARRDWPDDLDRDLASAADRQGYGSEWGSLWVPTQDPRRPVTQDERCEDGP, via the coding sequence ATGGCGCGGTGGTTCGATCAGACGATCGTCGACACAGGTCGACTGCCGCTGTTCTTCCTGCTCATCGCCTTCGTGCTGACCTTCTTGTTCATCCGTTTCAGCGTGCGGATGATCCGCGCGGAGGTCAGCTGGTGGCCGGGGAACGTCACGCCCGGCGGGGTCCATGTCCATCACGTCTTCTTCGGGATGATGCTGATGTTGTTGTCGGGGTTCGGATTCGTGGCTGTCGACCCGTTCCGCACACCCGTCCTGGACTGCACGCTCGCCGCTCTCTTCGGCATCGGAAGTGCCCTCGTCCTCGACGAATTCGCACTTCTGCTCCACCTGCGCGACGTCTACTGGTCCGAGGAGGGGCGAACATCGATCGACGCGGTGTTCGTCGCGATCGCGGTGGGTCTGCTGTTCCTCCTGGGGCTGCAGCCTTTCGGGGTGACCGATGTGGTCGGTGAGTACCGCGACGCCGAGGACGCGGCGACGCGGATCGTGGTCCTCGTCGTCGTGGTGATGAACGTCGCGCTCGCGACCATCACCCTCCTCAAGGGCAAGGTGTGGACGGGTCTCGCGGGCCTGTTCGTCCCGGTCCTGTTGTGGTTCGGCGCGATCCGTCTCGCCCGCCCGCACTCGCCGTGGGCGCGCTGGCGCTACCGCACCCGGCACCGCAAGCTGGCGAAGTCGATCTCCCGCGAGGAGCGGTTTCGGGAACCGTTGATGCGGTGGAAGATCGTCGCGCAGGAGGCGGTCGCCGGCCGGTTCGGTGTGCCCGACAAGCCCGCGCTGCCTCCACCGCCGTCACCGGTCGCCCCCGATCTCGCGGAGCGGGTGCCGGGAGCGCTCGCCTCCGCGATCAGGTGGCGGCGTACTCGGCGACAGTTGCGTACCGTGCCGACCTGGCGTCTGCCCGTCGTCCTGGTGACCGCTGCCATCGTCGCCGCGTGGGTGACCGTCGGGCTCGACGAGTTCCTGGAGCTCCAGGTGGACGCCGGGACCCTCGCCACCTTGCTGAGCGTGATCGCCGGGTCGATGGCGACGTTGACCGGCCTGGTGTTCACCGCGGTGACCCTGGCCATGCAGTTCGGTGCCTCGTCGATCTCGGTGCGGGTGATCCCGATGCTCCAGCAGGAACCGGTCATGCGGTGGTCAACCGGATTCTTCCTCGCCACCTTCGTCTACAGCGTGATCATCGCGATCGATCTGTCGGTCGGTGACCCGAATGGGCCAACCCCGGGCCTGTCCACGGCGATAGCGTTCGTGCTGACCACCGTCAGCGCGTATCTGTTCATCGCTCTGGTCGTCAAGGTCGGCGCCATCCTGAACACCGCACACCTGCTCAGGTGGATCGCGCACGACGGCCGGGCCGCCGTGTACCGCCAGTACCCGCTCGACGAGTTCGCCGAGACCGTCGGTGCGGTGGCACCTGGTCCCGTCGTCGATGCGGTCGAACTCCCGGTGGCGGTCATCACGATGCAGGACATTGCGACGCGCGGCCGAATCCTGCTGGCGGTCGACGTCGCACGACTTCAGCGTCACGCGGCCGACTGGGGTGTCCGGATCGAGGTCCTGGTTGCGGTGGGTGACCATGTCCCGCAGGGCGTCCCGGTGGTCGAGGTACGGGGTGACGTCGCGGAGGTGGACACGCCGCGGGTACTCAGATGTCTGCTCTTCGGTGATGCGCATCAACCGTCGGTGAGTCCGGCCGCTGCGCTGCAGGCGATCTCCGACATCGCGCTCAAGGCGATGTCGTCGGGAGGCAACGATCCGACGGTCGTCGTGCAGGCGCTCGATCACACCGAGGAACTCCTGCTGATGCTGGCGCCTCGGGTGCGCGCCGCGGATGCCGCCGAGTCGGGGGCGGTCGTCACGGGCGTCCGGCGCACGTGGGCCGACTATCTGGCGATCGGCACCGACGAGATCCGCAGGCACAGCACCGGACAGGCGCAGGTGCAGCGTCGGCTCAGGGCGTTGTTCACCACCCTTCTGGCGGCGTGCGCAACCGGCCAGCAGGCTCCGATCCACGAGCGGTCGGCGATGCTCGATGCCCAGGCCCGTCGGGACTGGCCCGACGACCTCGACCGTGATCTGGCCTCCGCGGCAGACCGTCAGGGCTACGGATCGGAGTGGGGCAGCCTGTGGGTTCCGACGCAGGATCCTCGCCGCCCCGTGACCCAGGACGAACGCTGCGAGGACGGGCCGTAG
- a CDS encoding alpha/beta hydrolase, producing MRTPTSEQWWPPSERGSWRSRAINGYLSRVSHPLMTAAGLGGAVPPAALISAMRPGVNRSLVAMSPAPSGTTVESVRDVFYDGGRVRPGRVRGEWVGAHAGPARPATAERTIIYYLHGSGYVVCSARTHRGLVARLSRRTGWSAFSLDYRLGPEYVFPAAGDDAIRGYRWLLAAGFRAERIVVAGDSAGGHLAADLLADNHRTGTPQPAGVVMFSPLYDPTFELAVASQLRGVRDPIIDAVAAQRILRLYTGSAEPDHPRMRIALNTEMTLPPTLIQVGALEVMGDDARAMYREFRAAGADVRLQEWPDQGHVFQMFPRFSRESGRAVGLAADFMTGLPLPAAVRPRNAV from the coding sequence GTGCGAACGCCCACCTCGGAGCAGTGGTGGCCGCCCTCCGAACGCGGCTCGTGGCGCTCCCGTGCGATCAACGGATACCTCTCGCGCGTCTCCCACCCGTTGATGACGGCTGCGGGCCTCGGTGGTGCCGTTCCACCCGCTGCACTGATCAGTGCGATGCGGCCCGGGGTGAACCGCTCACTGGTCGCCATGTCGCCTGCACCGTCCGGGACGACGGTGGAGAGCGTGCGGGACGTCTTCTACGACGGCGGACGAGTCCGACCCGGTCGGGTACGCGGCGAGTGGGTCGGTGCACATGCCGGCCCGGCCCGGCCCGCGACGGCCGAGCGGACCATCATCTACTACCTCCACGGCAGCGGATACGTCGTCTGCTCAGCCCGGACACACCGTGGCCTGGTCGCCCGGCTCTCCCGCCGTACCGGCTGGTCGGCATTCAGCCTCGACTATCGCCTGGGCCCCGAGTACGTCTTCCCGGCCGCGGGTGACGACGCGATCCGCGGCTATCGCTGGCTGTTGGCCGCGGGCTTTCGTGCCGAACGGATCGTCGTGGCAGGCGATTCGGCCGGTGGCCACCTCGCGGCCGATCTGTTGGCGGACAACCATCGCACCGGCACGCCGCAGCCTGCCGGGGTGGTGATGTTCTCGCCCCTGTACGACCCGACGTTCGAACTCGCGGTCGCCAGTCAGCTCCGCGGAGTGCGTGATCCGATCATCGATGCCGTTGCGGCACAGCGAATCCTGCGTCTCTACACGGGATCGGCCGAACCAGACCACCCGAGGATGCGGATCGCGCTGAACACCGAGATGACGCTCCCACCGACGCTGATCCAGGTGGGGGCGCTCGAGGTGATGGGCGACGACGCGCGGGCGATGTACCGCGAGTTCCGCGCGGCGGGTGCCGATGTCCGGCTGCAGGAATGGCCCGACCAAGGCCATGTGTTCCAGATGTTCCCGCGCTTCTCTCGCGAATCCGGCCGCGCGGTGGGTCTGGCGGCCGACTTCATGACCGGGCTGCCGCTGCCGGCGGCGGTGCGGCCTCGCAACGCCGTGTGA